The Pseudomonas saponiphila DNA window GTGATCGTCGGTTCCGTTGCCGGGCGCTTCTACCCGAACCCTGAAACCCGCCAGTACGGCGCGGTGCAGGAGCCGGTGCACATTCTGATGAAGGTCGAGACCCACAACCACCCGACCGCCATCGCCCCGTTCCCGGGGGCTTCCACCGGTTCCGGCGGCGAGATCCGCGACGAGGGCGCCACCGGCCGCGGCGCCAAGCCGAAAGCCGGCCTCACCGGCTTCACCGTGTCCAACCTGCAGATCCCGGGCTTCGAACAGCCGTGGGAAGTGCCTTACGGCAAGCCTGAGCGCATCGTCAACGCCCTCGACATCATGATCGAAGGCCCCTTGGGCGGCGCCGCGTTCAACAACGAATTCGGCCGTCCGGCCCTGACCGGTTACTTCCGTACCTTCGAACAGTCCATCAACACCCCCCGTGGCGATGAAGTTCGTGGTTACCACAAGCCGATCATGCTGGCGGGCGGCATGGGCAACATCCGTGACGAGCACGTACAGAAAGGCGAGATCACCGTCGGCTCCAAGCTGATCGTCCTCGGCGGCCCGGCGATGCTCATCGGCCTGGGCGGCGGCGCTGCTTCCTCCATGGCCACCGGCACCAGCTCGGCGGACCTGGACTTTGCCTCGGTACAGCGTGAAAACCCTGAGATGGAACGCCGTTGCCAGGAAGTCATCGACCGTTGCTGGCAGCTGGGGGACAACAACCCCATCAGCTTCATCCACGACGTCGGCGCCGGCGGCCTGTCCAACGCCTTCCCGGAACTGGTCAACGACGGCGGCCGTGGCGGTCGCTTCGAACTGCGCAACATTCCCAACGACGAGCCGGGCATGGCCCCGCACGAAATCTGGTCCAACGAATCCCAGGAGCGTTATGTCCTGGCAGTGGGCGCGGCGGATTTCGAACGCTTCAAGGCCATCTGCGAGCGCGAGCGCTGCCCGTTCGCCGTGGTTGGTGAAGCCACTGCCGAGCCGCAGTTGACCGTGACCGACAGCCACTTCGGTAACAGCCCGGTGGACATGCCCCTGGAAGTGCTGCTGGGCAAGGCCCCGCGCATGCACCGTTCGGCCGTGCGGGAAACCGAGCTGGGTGACGATTTCGATCCAAGCACCCTGGACATCGCCGAGAGCATCGAGCGCGTCCTGCACCACCCGGCCGTGGCCAGCAAGAGCTTCCTGATCACCATCGGCGACCGCACCATCACTGGCCTCGTGGCTCGTGACCAGATGGTCGGCCCATGGCAGGTGCCGGTGGCCGACGTGGCCGTGACCGCCACCAGCTTCGACGTCTACACCGGTGAAGCCATGGCCATGGGCGAGCGTACGCCGCTGGCCCTGCTGGATGCCCCGGCGTCCGGGCGCATGGCGATCGGCGAAACCCTGACCAACATCGCGGCCTCGCGGATCAACAAGATCAGCGACATCAAGCTCTCCGCCAACTGGATGTCGGCCGCCGGCCACCCGGGCGAAGACGCGCGTCTGTACGACACGGTCAAGGCTGTGGGCATGGAACTGTGCCCCGAGCTGGGCATCACCATCCCGGTGGGCAAGGACTCCATGTCCATGGCCACTCGCTGGAATGAAGAGGGCGTGGATAAGAGCGTCACCTCGCCGCTGTCGCTGATCGTCACCGGCTTCGCACCAGTGACGGACATCCGCCAGACCCTGACCCCGCAACTGCGCATGGACAAGGGCACCACCGACCTGATCCTGATCGACCTCGGTCGTGGACAGAACCGCATGGGCGCCTCGATCCTCGCCCAGACCCACGGCAAGCTCGGCAAGCAGGCTCCGGACGTCGATGACGCCGAAGACCTGAAAGCCTTCTTCGCGGTGATCCAGGGCCTCAACGCCGACGGCCACCTGCTGGCCTACCACGACCGTTCCGATGGTGGCCTGCTGGTGACCGCCGTGGAAATGGCTTTCGCCGGTCACTGCGGCCTGAACCTGACCCTCGACGCCGTGGCGGAGAACGCCGCGGAAATCGCCGCCATCCTGTTCAACGAAGAACTGGGTGCGGTGATCCAGGTGCGTCAGGACGCGACTCCGGACGTACTGGCCCAGTTCAGCGCTGCCGGCCTGGGCGACTGCGTGGCGGTGATCGGTCAGCCGATCAACAACGGTGAAGTGACCATCTCCTACAACGGCGAAAGCGTATTCACCGGCCAGCGCCGCCTGCTGCAGCGTCAGTGGGCAGAAACCAGCTACCAGATCCAGCGCCTGCGGGACAACGCCGAGTGCGCCGAACAGGAATTCGACGTCCTGCTGG harbors:
- the purL gene encoding phosphoribosylformylglycinamidine synthase — protein: MLILRGAPALSAFRHSKLLEQLSQKVPAVSGLYAEFAHFAEVTGVLTGDEQQVLARLLKYGPSVPVQEPSGRLFLVLPRFGTISPWSSKASDIARNCGLAKVQRLERGIAFYVSGEFSDADAQAIADALHDRMTQIVVANLEQAAGLFSHAEPKPLTAIDILGGGRAALEKANSELGLALAEDEIDYLMNAFQGLKRNPHDIELMMFAQANSEHCRHKIFNASWDIDGQSQEKSLFGMIKNTYQMHSEGVLSAYKDNAAVIVGSVAGRFYPNPETRQYGAVQEPVHILMKVETHNHPTAIAPFPGASTGSGGEIRDEGATGRGAKPKAGLTGFTVSNLQIPGFEQPWEVPYGKPERIVNALDIMIEGPLGGAAFNNEFGRPALTGYFRTFEQSINTPRGDEVRGYHKPIMLAGGMGNIRDEHVQKGEITVGSKLIVLGGPAMLIGLGGGAASSMATGTSSADLDFASVQRENPEMERRCQEVIDRCWQLGDNNPISFIHDVGAGGLSNAFPELVNDGGRGGRFELRNIPNDEPGMAPHEIWSNESQERYVLAVGAADFERFKAICERERCPFAVVGEATAEPQLTVTDSHFGNSPVDMPLEVLLGKAPRMHRSAVRETELGDDFDPSTLDIAESIERVLHHPAVASKSFLITIGDRTITGLVARDQMVGPWQVPVADVAVTATSFDVYTGEAMAMGERTPLALLDAPASGRMAIGETLTNIAASRINKISDIKLSANWMSAAGHPGEDARLYDTVKAVGMELCPELGITIPVGKDSMSMATRWNEEGVDKSVTSPLSLIVTGFAPVTDIRQTLTPQLRMDKGTTDLILIDLGRGQNRMGASILAQTHGKLGKQAPDVDDAEDLKAFFAVIQGLNADGHLLAYHDRSDGGLLVTAVEMAFAGHCGLNLTLDAVAENAAEIAAILFNEELGAVIQVRQDATPDVLAQFSAAGLGDCVAVIGQPINNGEVTISYNGESVFTGQRRLLQRQWAETSYQIQRLRDNAECAEQEFDVLLEEDNPGLSVKLGFDVNQDIAAPYIKKGVRPQVAVLREQGVNGQVEMAAAFDRAGFNAIDVHMSDILAGRVDLNDFKGMVACGGFSYGDVLGAGEGWAKSALFNSRARDAFQGFFERTDSFTLGVCNGCQMMSNLHELIPGSEYWPHFVRNRSEQFEARVAMVQVQESNSIFLQGMAGSRMPIAIAHGEGHAEFESEEALLEADLSGCVALRFVDNHGKVTERYPANPNGSPRGITGLTSRDGRVTIMMPHPERVFRAVQNSWRPDDWNEDAAWMRMFRNARAWVN